In Cicer arietinum cultivar CDC Frontier isolate Library 1 chromosome 7, Cicar.CDCFrontier_v2.0, whole genome shotgun sequence, a single window of DNA contains:
- the LOC101507142 gene encoding growth-regulating factor 5-like isoform X1 — translation MMSASSRNRSPFTPNQWQELEQQALVFKYMVTGTPIPSDLIFSIKRSLDTSISSRIFPHHPIGWGCFEMGFGRKVDPEPGRCRRTDGKKWRCSKEAYPDSKYCERHMHRGRNRSRKPVEPVSSSSTTTTTTITSQTQNQNQTNTLLPSYNNRNLSLNNNNTSALTSPSCSFPFSPLSSSSNIGIDSQPFSQSYQNPYFYSQSTSSRPLDSDFQTQQDSTTHHLFLDSGSYSHDEKDYRRHVQGIREGVDERVFFPETSGSSRSYHDSYQQLSVNSFKSYSTSQFQNINDNNQRQQEQQQQHCFVLGTDFKSTRPSNKDKESETTQKPLHHFFGEWTPKNTDSWLDLASNSRIPSDE, via the exons ATGATGAGTGCAAGTTCAAGAAACAGGTCCCCTTTCACACCAAATCAATGGCAAGAACTTGAGCAACAAGCACTTGTTTTCAAATACATGGTTACTGGAACACCTATTCCATCAGATCtcattttctccattaaaagaAGCCTAGACACTTCAATTTCTTCAAGAATTTTCCCTCATCACCCAA TTGGGTGGGGATGTTTTGAAATGGGGTTTGGCAGAAAAGTAGACCCAGAGCCAGGAAGGTGCAGAAGAACAGATGGAAAGAAATGGAGATGTTCAAAGGAAGCATATCCAGATTCTAAGTACTGTGAAAGACACATGCACAGAGGTAGAAACCGTTCAAGAAAGCCTGTGGAAcctgtttcttcttcttcaacaacaacaacaacaacaataacctctcaaactcaaaatcaaaatcaaacaaacacaCTTCTACCTTCTTATAATAACAGAAACCTTTCCTTGAACAACAATAATACTAGTGCTTTAACTTCACCTTCTtgttcttttcctttttctccatTGTCTTCATCTTCAAATATTGGTATTGACTCACAACCCTTTTCACAATCTTACCAAAACCCCTACTTTTACTCTCAATCAACCTCTTCTAGACCTCTTGATTCTGATTTTCAAACTCAACAAGATTCCACTACTCATCACCTGTTTTTGGACTCTGGATCTTATTCTCATGATGAAAAGGACTATAG GAGGCATGTTCAAGGAATAAGAGAGGGTGTGGATGAGAGAGTTTTCTTTCCAGAAACTTCAGGGTCATCTAGAAGCTATcatgattcatatcaacaactATCAGTGAATTCCTTTAAGTCTTATTCAACCTCACAGTTTCAGAACATCAATGATAATAACCAAAGACAgcaagaacaacaacaacaacactgTTTTGTTTTAGGTACTGATTTCAAATCAACAAGACCAAGCAACAAGGACAAAGAAAGTGAAACAACTCAGAAACCACTTCATCATTTCTTTGGTGAGTGGACACCAAAGAACACAGATTCTTGGCTTGATCTTGCTTCCAACTCTAGAATCCCATCAG ATGAGTGA
- the LOC101507142 gene encoding growth-regulating factor 5-like isoform X2 gives MMSASSRNRSPFTPNQWQELEQQALVFKYMVTGTPIPSDLIFSIKRSLDTSISSRIFPHHPIGWGCFEMGFGRKVDPEPGRCRRTDGKKWRCSKEAYPDSKYCERHMHRGRNRSRKPVEPVSSSSTTTTTTITSQTQNQNQTNTLLPSYNNRNLSLNNNNTSALTSPSCSFPFSPLSSSSNIGIDSQPFSQSYQNPYFYSQSTSSRPLDSDFQTQQDSTTHHLFLDSGSYSHDEKDYRHVQGIREGVDERVFFPETSGSSRSYHDSYQQLSVNSFKSYSTSQFQNINDNNQRQQEQQQQHCFVLGTDFKSTRPSNKDKESETTQKPLHHFFGEWTPKNTDSWLDLASNSRIPSDE, from the exons ATGATGAGTGCAAGTTCAAGAAACAGGTCCCCTTTCACACCAAATCAATGGCAAGAACTTGAGCAACAAGCACTTGTTTTCAAATACATGGTTACTGGAACACCTATTCCATCAGATCtcattttctccattaaaagaAGCCTAGACACTTCAATTTCTTCAAGAATTTTCCCTCATCACCCAA TTGGGTGGGGATGTTTTGAAATGGGGTTTGGCAGAAAAGTAGACCCAGAGCCAGGAAGGTGCAGAAGAACAGATGGAAAGAAATGGAGATGTTCAAAGGAAGCATATCCAGATTCTAAGTACTGTGAAAGACACATGCACAGAGGTAGAAACCGTTCAAGAAAGCCTGTGGAAcctgtttcttcttcttcaacaacaacaacaacaacaataacctctcaaactcaaaatcaaaatcaaacaaacacaCTTCTACCTTCTTATAATAACAGAAACCTTTCCTTGAACAACAATAATACTAGTGCTTTAACTTCACCTTCTtgttcttttcctttttctccatTGTCTTCATCTTCAAATATTGGTATTGACTCACAACCCTTTTCACAATCTTACCAAAACCCCTACTTTTACTCTCAATCAACCTCTTCTAGACCTCTTGATTCTGATTTTCAAACTCAACAAGATTCCACTACTCATCACCTGTTTTTGGACTCTGGATCTTATTCTCATGATGAAAAGGACTATAG GCATGTTCAAGGAATAAGAGAGGGTGTGGATGAGAGAGTTTTCTTTCCAGAAACTTCAGGGTCATCTAGAAGCTATcatgattcatatcaacaactATCAGTGAATTCCTTTAAGTCTTATTCAACCTCACAGTTTCAGAACATCAATGATAATAACCAAAGACAgcaagaacaacaacaacaacactgTTTTGTTTTAGGTACTGATTTCAAATCAACAAGACCAAGCAACAAGGACAAAGAAAGTGAAACAACTCAGAAACCACTTCATCATTTCTTTGGTGAGTGGACACCAAAGAACACAGATTCTTGGCTTGATCTTGCTTCCAACTCTAGAATCCCATCAG ATGAGTGA